One Methylocaldum marinum DNA window includes the following coding sequences:
- a CDS encoding CcdB family protein, protein MAQFDVYANPSKSTKGFYPFLVDIQSPHISELATRIVIPLGKRSDFGNETMKGLTPEITFNAQELLLLVPQISSIPAKLLQNPIGSLSHFRDQIIRALDFAITGI, encoded by the coding sequence ATGGCACAGTTTGACGTCTACGCCAATCCGAGCAAGAGCACCAAGGGCTTCTATCCGTTTCTGGTCGATATTCAAAGCCCACACATTTCAGAACTGGCTACCCGAATCGTCATTCCACTCGGAAAGCGCTCCGACTTCGGCAATGAAACGATGAAAGGACTCACCCCAGAAATCACGTTCAATGCCCAAGAACTCCTGTTGCTTGTCCCCCAGATTTCTTCAATTCCAGCTAAATTGCTTCAGAACCCGATCGGATCACTTTCCCATTTTCGGGACCAAATTATCCGGGCGCTCGATTTCGCGATCACCGGCATTTGA
- a CDS encoding FecCD family ABC transporter permease, protein MAWALRIGLFPVLALLVLAALAAGSPWLSPGQLLASLDGSGPPWLSTLVFQIRLPRLCAALVVGSALGCAGALLQALARNRLASPDLLGVNDGALLALAVTLVLNPAGLLGPWWCALIGALTTALFTLLAAGGVGTQGYRVLVVGLGVASLLRAGFDIAMATLPIFQAGGMYAFSVGSLTGRTWPLLATVALVLGLLLAAMPPLTRSLTLLGLHDDSIRSLGVRLERLRLAILLLAAALAGLAVSVSGPVGFVAIAAPIFARRLSADGSAPFWSAAAIGAALVIAADLLGRVLAPPVEVPAGVVTGLLGGPFLLWLLLRPSPYGVT, encoded by the coding sequence ATGGCTTGGGCGCTCCGGATCGGTCTGTTTCCGGTGTTGGCATTGCTGGTCCTTGCTGCGCTGGCCGCGGGTTCCCCTTGGCTGTCGCCGGGGCAGTTGTTGGCGAGTCTCGACGGAAGCGGGCCACCCTGGTTGAGTACCCTGGTTTTCCAGATTCGACTGCCACGGCTGTGCGCGGCACTGGTGGTCGGCTCCGCGCTCGGATGCGCCGGCGCCTTGCTGCAGGCGCTCGCGCGTAACCGCCTGGCGAGTCCCGATCTGCTCGGTGTCAACGACGGCGCGTTGCTGGCGTTGGCGGTCACCCTGGTGCTGAATCCCGCCGGGCTGCTCGGTCCGTGGTGGTGCGCTCTGATCGGTGCTTTGACGACCGCGCTGTTCACGCTGCTGGCGGCCGGGGGCGTCGGCACCCAAGGCTATCGCGTGCTGGTCGTCGGGCTGGGTGTCGCCAGCTTGCTGCGGGCCGGTTTCGACATCGCCATGGCGACCCTGCCGATCTTTCAGGCCGGCGGGATGTACGCCTTCAGCGTCGGCAGTCTGACCGGCCGGACCTGGCCGCTGCTGGCGACCGTGGCCCTTGTGCTCGGCCTATTGTTGGCGGCGATGCCCCCGCTGACCCGCAGCCTGACATTGCTCGGCTTGCACGATGACAGCATCCGCAGCCTCGGCGTGCGCCTCGAACGCTTGCGCCTCGCGATCCTGCTGCTCGCCGCCGCGCTCGCGGGCCTCGCCGTCAGCGTTTCCGGGCCGGTGGGTTTCGTCGCTATCGCCGCACCCATCTTCGCGCGCCGGCTGTCGGCGGACGGATCGGCGCCGTTCTGGAGCGCCGCCGCGATCGGCGCAGCCCTGGTTATCGCCGCCGATCTACTCGGACGGGTGCTCGCGCCGCCGGTCGAAGTGCCGGCCGGCGTCGTAACCGGGCTGCTGGGAGGGCCTTTTCTGCTGTGGCTGCTGTTGCGGCCTTCGCCTTACGGAGTTACCTGA
- a CDS encoding ABC transporter substrate-binding protein, with translation MNPALSLASIFLLLLLTACDRSAPDSAAPDLASRNMTDAVGRVVRIPAVPQRILALSELDLDALLALGLRPAGATNARGSDRPPAYLGTRAAGIEGLGNFAQPSLDRVVVLQPDLILAGGQADPERLAQLESIAPTVVSFAPGEFWQDSFRRIADAVGQPEAGQRVLDEYRARAAALREKLGAHAGESVSIVRLTPNGPMFMFGDAFAGRVLADLGLVRPSAQRAPGAGHAPPLSREMLADIDGDWLFIGNFTPDPNSVAALRGEPAFAGLRAAQRGHVREVDATLWTLIGGPLAAQAVLDDVERAMLGATSEP, from the coding sequence ATGAATCCGGCGCTGAGTCTTGCATCGATTTTCCTGCTCTTGCTGTTGACGGCCTGCGACCGTTCCGCCCCGGATTCGGCGGCTCCGGATCTTGCGAGCCGAAACATGACCGACGCGGTGGGGCGGGTGGTACGGATACCCGCCGTTCCACAGCGGATACTGGCGCTGAGCGAACTGGATCTGGACGCCTTGCTCGCCCTCGGCTTGCGGCCGGCCGGCGCCACCAACGCCCGCGGCAGCGATCGCCCGCCCGCCTATCTCGGCACGCGCGCCGCCGGAATCGAAGGTCTCGGCAACTTCGCCCAGCCCTCGCTGGACCGCGTCGTGGTCTTGCAGCCGGACCTGATACTCGCCGGCGGTCAAGCCGATCCGGAGCGGCTGGCCCAATTGGAGAGCATCGCGCCGACCGTGGTCAGCTTCGCTCCCGGAGAATTCTGGCAGGACAGTTTTCGGCGCATCGCCGATGCTGTCGGCCAGCCGGAGGCGGGACAACGGGTCCTCGACGAATACCGCGCACGCGCCGCGGCCTTGCGGGAAAAACTCGGTGCGCATGCCGGCGAATCGGTGAGCATCGTCCGCCTGACGCCGAACGGCCCCATGTTCATGTTCGGCGATGCCTTCGCCGGACGCGTGCTGGCCGATCTGGGACTGGTGCGGCCCTCGGCCCAGCGCGCTCCGGGGGCTGGTCACGCGCCTCCGCTGAGCCGCGAAATGCTGGCCGATATCGACGGCGACTGGCTGTTCATCGGCAACTTCACGCCTGACCCGAACAGCGTGGCCGCATTGCGCGGGGAACCGGCCTTCGCCGGATTGCGGGCGGCACAGCGCGGCCACGTGCGCGAAGTCGATGCGACGTTATGGACCCTGATCGGCGGTCCTCTGGCGGCGCAAGCCGTGCTCGACGATGTCGAGAGGGCCATGCTCGGCGCAACTTCGGAACCATGA
- a CDS encoding 2,3-dihydro-2,3-dihydroxybenzoate dehydrogenase encodes MSSHLPNLSDFHLHPSIALVTGAAQGIGAVVAATLAGRGLTVAAADIDGASLCDMCASHDNLHPFVLDLRDAAAVVETVERAERELGAIDYLVNVAGVLYTGGAIDASDEDWMQSFAVNTHGVFFLTRAVARRMRERRRGAIVTVGSNAASTPRMGMAAYAASKAATAQYIRCLGLELAEYGIRCNLVSPGSTDTEMQRRYWRDGAGSAEQVIRGSLEKFRLGIPLRKLAQPEDIAQAVLFLLSDAAGHITMQDLVVDGGATLG; translated from the coding sequence ATGAGTTCGCACCTGCCGAACCTTTCCGATTTCCACTTGCATCCGAGCATCGCCCTGGTGACCGGGGCCGCCCAGGGCATCGGCGCGGTGGTCGCCGCGACGCTGGCCGGGCGCGGGCTCACCGTCGCCGCCGCGGACATCGACGGTGCGTCCCTATGCGATATGTGCGCCTCGCACGATAACTTGCATCCCTTCGTGCTCGACCTGCGCGATGCAGCGGCCGTCGTGGAAACGGTCGAGCGCGCGGAACGCGAACTCGGCGCCATCGACTACCTGGTCAACGTCGCCGGCGTGCTATATACCGGCGGAGCGATCGACGCCAGCGACGAGGACTGGATGCAGAGCTTCGCGGTCAACACCCATGGCGTCTTCTTTCTCACCCGCGCAGTGGCGCGCCGCATGCGCGAGCGGCGGCGCGGCGCGATCGTGACCGTGGGTTCCAACGCGGCCTCCACCCCGCGCATGGGCATGGCCGCCTACGCCGCGTCCAAGGCTGCTACCGCCCAGTACATCCGCTGCCTGGGGCTGGAACTCGCGGAATACGGCATTCGCTGCAATCTGGTCTCGCCCGGGTCGACCGACACCGAGATGCAGCGCCGCTACTGGCGCGACGGTGCCGGCAGCGCCGAACAGGTCATCCGGGGATCTTTGGAAAAGTTCCGCCTCGGCATCCCGCTGCGCAAGCTGGCACAACCCGAAGATATCGCCCAGGCCGTGCTGTTTCTTCTGTCCGATGCCGCAGGGCACATCACGATGCAGGATCTCGTAGTCGATGGCGGAGCGACTTTGGGCTGA
- a CDS encoding FecCD family ABC transporter permease: MNVRNDCNTPSAAAFHHLNPAPRGKGAKLPSPSERRVGDEGLALFRWYPTARFSMKKAVPLSALTSYVLLLVLTAMLSLASLSMGAGSVGWTESVDWLLGGMHSIDAQVDLVLGELRLPRVLKALALGAALGAAGVLLQAVTRNPLAETGLLGVNSGAALAVALGIALAGGLTPGPQIGWALGGALTGSAFALMLAHAGGGQASPQRLVLAGLAIGATCQSLTAWLSLASSANLDQFRFWLLGSLTHPHAGLLVPGLALIGIGLTLAVLLIRPLSALTLGDDLARALGHRPGPIRALTVTSVALLAGTAVALAGPIAFLGLIAPYCARALAGITIGAQLAFAIPLGAALLLLADLAARLIVAPYEAPMSAVLALIGAPLLIWIVHRDATLALSRTGAEC; this comes from the coding sequence TTGAATGTCCGAAATGACTGCAATACTCCATCAGCCGCTGCATTCCATCACCTTAACCCCGCTCCTAGAGGAAAGGGGGCGAAACTCCCTTCTCCCTCTGAGAGAAGGGTTGGGGATGAGGGCCTGGCGCTTTTCAGGTGGTATCCGACTGCCCGATTTAGCATGAAGAAAGCTGTGCCCCTATCGGCCTTGACCAGCTACGTTTTGCTACTGGTGCTGACAGCGATGCTGAGCCTTGCTTCGTTGAGCATGGGGGCGGGCAGCGTCGGTTGGACGGAAAGTGTCGACTGGCTGCTGGGCGGCATGCACAGCATTGATGCGCAAGTCGATCTTGTGCTTGGCGAACTGCGTCTGCCGCGGGTGCTGAAGGCGCTGGCGTTGGGCGCGGCACTCGGGGCGGCAGGGGTGTTGTTGCAGGCGGTGACGCGCAATCCGCTGGCCGAGACCGGCTTGCTGGGCGTCAATAGCGGCGCGGCCCTGGCGGTGGCGCTAGGTATCGCTCTGGCCGGGGGCCTGACGCCGGGCCCCCAAATCGGCTGGGCTCTCGGCGGGGCGTTGACGGGCAGCGCCTTTGCGTTGATGCTCGCGCATGCCGGCGGCGGCCAGGCTTCGCCGCAGCGCCTGGTGCTGGCGGGACTCGCGATCGGCGCCACCTGCCAAAGTCTGACCGCCTGGCTGTCGCTGGCGAGTAGCGCCAACCTCGACCAGTTCCGGTTCTGGCTGCTCGGTTCGCTGACCCATCCGCACGCCGGCCTGCTCGTGCCGGGATTAGCCCTGATCGGGATCGGCCTCACGCTGGCCGTCCTGTTAATCCGCCCCTTGTCGGCGCTGACTCTCGGGGACGATCTGGCACGCGCCCTCGGCCATCGCCCAGGACCGATCCGGGCTCTAACGGTCACGTCCGTCGCGCTTCTGGCCGGAACTGCAGTCGCGCTGGCCGGCCCCATTGCGTTTCTCGGCCTGATCGCGCCCTATTGCGCGCGCGCGCTCGCCGGCATCACGATCGGCGCGCAGCTTGCCTTCGCGATTCCGCTCGGCGCCGCGTTGCTGCTGCTCGCGGATCTCGCCGCCCGATTGATCGTCGCGCCCTACGAGGCGCCCATGAGCGCGGTGCTGGCGCTGATCGGCGCGCCCTTGCTGATCTGGATCGTGCATCGCGACGCCACTCTGGCGCTGAGCCGTACCGGAGCGGAATGTTGA
- a CDS encoding MFS transporter, translating to MLDLRVENLCAGYGAKTVLNDLSVHIPSGRITAIVGANGCGKSTLLRCLARLHRPASGQVRLGNHELGTLSTAALSRRVGFLPQFPQAPAGLRVASLVALGRHPHRRLLHRWSSEDEEAVQEALRLTDLTEFAQQPLDTLSGGQRQRAWLAMMLAQSTPVLLLDEPGSMLDPGHQLELLALLRALADTGRTVVVVLHDLIAARHADWLVALDHGELAACGTPGEVLTEDLLRRLYGIDSRILRAPDDSPVVVPLRALNTPAPVPRPLPRSIEANAKRAAKPPATAEPALTKERRLLLLLAALQFTHLLDYMVLMPLGAEVMRAFDIGPARFGSLVGVYTLASALASLAGGRLLDRGDRKRTVLTLYSGFIVATLACATAAGFESLLAARALAGGCAGLINAAVMAIIADGIEPARRGRAIGTVMSAFGLCAVIGVPTGLWLASLGGWRIPFFAVAALSALLWIGLRFGLPRAPASAVATRGRLTESSLALGWLLSFGIVFAGFLIVPYLGAHLNGTLGVALHDMSWIYLCAGLATFLAARWIGRAADRFGAARVLALLMLTSIVPHLWLTQLQPGPLAQTALVFMLFMVLTSTRAIPASAWLISRVPPPLRGRYLAINTASTDAASGLAAWSAGLITSVDASGALQHFERSGWLAAGVTLLTLGLLGWLQLRSTPKLATES from the coding sequence ATGCTGGACCTGCGCGTCGAGAACCTTTGCGCCGGCTACGGCGCGAAGACCGTGCTGAACGATCTCAGCGTGCACATTCCGTCCGGTCGCATTACCGCGATCGTCGGCGCCAACGGGTGCGGCAAGAGCACCCTACTGCGCTGCCTGGCCCGCCTTCACCGGCCCGCGTCGGGGCAGGTGCGGCTGGGGAACCACGAGCTGGGCACACTTTCGACCGCAGCCCTCTCGCGGCGCGTCGGCTTTCTGCCGCAGTTCCCGCAAGCGCCGGCCGGTTTGCGCGTGGCGTCGCTGGTCGCGCTGGGCCGCCATCCGCATCGGCGGCTGCTGCACCGCTGGTCGTCCGAAGACGAGGAGGCGGTACAGGAAGCGCTGCGGCTTACCGATCTGACCGAATTCGCGCAGCAACCCCTGGACACGCTGTCCGGCGGGCAGCGTCAGCGTGCCTGGCTGGCGATGATGCTGGCGCAATCGACGCCGGTGCTGCTTCTGGACGAACCGGGCAGCATGCTCGATCCCGGCCACCAGTTGGAACTGTTGGCCTTGCTCCGCGCCTTGGCCGATACGGGCCGCACCGTCGTGGTGGTGCTGCATGATCTCATCGCCGCCCGCCACGCCGACTGGCTGGTCGCGCTGGACCACGGCGAACTTGCCGCCTGCGGCACGCCCGGAGAGGTGCTCACGGAAGACTTGCTGCGCCGGCTGTACGGCATCGACAGCCGCATCCTGCGCGCGCCCGACGATAGCCCCGTCGTCGTGCCCTTGCGCGCGCTGAACACACCCGCGCCAGTACCGCGCCCCTTGCCGCGCAGCATCGAAGCGAACGCGAAGCGGGCCGCCAAACCGCCCGCGACTGCCGAACCCGCGCTGACGAAGGAGCGCCGTCTCTTGCTGCTGCTCGCGGCGCTGCAATTCACCCACCTCCTCGATTACATGGTGCTGATGCCGCTCGGCGCGGAAGTGATGCGCGCCTTCGACATCGGCCCGGCGCGGTTCGGATCGCTGGTTGGCGTCTATACGCTGGCATCGGCTCTGGCCAGTCTGGCCGGGGGCCGCCTGCTGGATCGCGGCGACCGCAAGCGAACCGTGCTGACGCTGTACTCCGGTTTCATCGTCGCCACTCTTGCCTGCGCCACGGCGGCAGGGTTCGAGTCGCTGCTCGCCGCGCGCGCCTTGGCCGGGGGCTGCGCCGGGCTGATCAACGCCGCGGTGATGGCGATCATCGCCGACGGCATCGAGCCGGCGCGGCGCGGCCGGGCGATCGGCACCGTGATGTCGGCGTTCGGCCTCTGCGCCGTTATCGGCGTGCCCACGGGGCTCTGGCTGGCTTCGCTGGGCGGCTGGCGGATACCGTTCTTCGCGGTCGCGGCGCTGTCGGCCTTGTTATGGATCGGCCTCCGGTTCGGGCTGCCGCGCGCGCCGGCTAGCGCCGTCGCCACCCGTGGGCGGCTCACCGAAAGTTCGCTCGCGCTGGGCTGGCTGCTGAGCTTCGGTATTGTTTTCGCCGGCTTTCTCATCGTGCCGTATCTCGGCGCGCATCTGAACGGCACGCTGGGCGTCGCGCTGCATGACATGTCCTGGATTTATCTCTGCGCCGGACTCGCGACCTTCTTGGCGGCACGCTGGATAGGCCGCGCCGCCGACCGGTTCGGCGCGGCGCGCGTGCTCGCGCTGCTGATGCTGACGAGCATCGTTCCGCACCTCTGGCTCACCCAGCTTCAACCGGGTCCGCTGGCGCAAACCGCGCTGGTGTTCATGCTGTTCATGGTGCTTACCTCCACCCGCGCCATTCCCGCCTCCGCCTGGCTCATCAGCCGCGTCCCGCCGCCCTTGCGCGGCCGTTACCTGGCGATCAACACCGCCAGCACCGACGCCGCCTCCGGCCTCGCCGCCTGGAGCGCGGGACTGATCACCAGCGTCGACGCCAGCGGCGCCCTGCAGCACTTCGAGCGTTCCGGCTGGCTCGCCGCCGGCGTTACGCTGCTGACCCTGGGCTTGCTGGGATGGCTACAACTGCGGTCCACTCCGAAGCTCGCGACCGAGTCGTAG
- the tnpC gene encoding IS66 family transposase: MAAMNAAALAEENRTLKATLAQREARIERLEFDLAQLKKLLFGARSERLATLPDIDQLPLWDEVPEDAPVASPVAFKTVVVQSPAKNQPKRTALPAHLPREIVVLPLSAQDRQCPACGEERPVIGYESSERLDYVPAQLKVVETRREKCACAKCQGQLTTVPAPPQIIEQGIPLPGLLAHLLMAKYGYHLPLYRIEQIFAHQGVPIARTTLCDWVIQSGWQLQPLVERMLALLKQQPVIFSDDTTVAVQDRGKTRETRFWVYAGHSPPIVVYDHTETRAGKHPKAKLEGYSGYLQADAYAGYDQIFAAGKVLEVACWAHARRKFFEIARQTENGKRISAHEALEYIGRLYAIEREAKEQQLDAEGTRKLRQEQARPILAEFKAWLEDRLRQLAPKTPTAQAIGYALKNWPALERYTEDGRLEIDNNRSERAIRPLTIGRKNWLFLGSPKGGQVAATVFSLIQTCKELDLNPEAYLKDVLTRLPTTKQREIDSLLPHNWKPANV, translated from the coding sequence ATGGCAGCCATGAATGCCGCCGCTCTCGCCGAAGAAAATCGTACTCTAAAGGCCACCCTGGCCCAGCGCGAGGCGCGCATCGAACGGCTGGAATTCGACCTAGCGCAGCTGAAGAAGCTGCTGTTCGGCGCCCGTTCCGAGCGACTGGCGACCCTCCCCGACATCGACCAACTGCCGCTGTGGGATGAGGTGCCCGAGGACGCCCCCGTCGCCAGTCCGGTGGCGTTCAAGACGGTGGTGGTGCAATCGCCCGCCAAGAATCAACCGAAGCGCACCGCACTGCCGGCGCATCTGCCGCGAGAGATCGTGGTATTGCCGTTGTCGGCACAAGACCGGCAGTGTCCTGCCTGCGGTGAGGAACGGCCGGTGATCGGCTACGAAAGCTCCGAACGCTTGGATTACGTCCCGGCGCAACTGAAGGTCGTGGAAACGCGGCGGGAAAAGTGCGCCTGCGCGAAGTGCCAAGGGCAGTTGACCACGGTACCGGCCCCGCCGCAAATCATCGAGCAGGGCATCCCTCTGCCGGGTCTTCTGGCACATCTGCTGATGGCCAAATACGGCTATCACCTGCCGCTGTACCGCATCGAGCAAATCTTTGCCCACCAGGGTGTCCCCATTGCCCGCACCACGTTGTGCGACTGGGTCATCCAGAGCGGCTGGCAGCTGCAGCCCTTGGTCGAGCGGATGCTGGCGTTGCTCAAGCAACAGCCGGTGATCTTCTCGGACGACACCACTGTGGCGGTGCAGGACCGCGGCAAGACGCGGGAAACCCGGTTTTGGGTATACGCCGGCCACTCGCCGCCCATCGTCGTCTATGACCACACCGAAACCCGGGCGGGCAAGCATCCCAAGGCCAAACTGGAAGGCTACAGCGGCTACCTGCAGGCGGACGCCTATGCCGGTTACGACCAGATCTTCGCCGCAGGCAAGGTCCTGGAAGTGGCGTGCTGGGCGCATGCGCGCCGCAAGTTCTTCGAGATTGCCCGACAGACCGAGAACGGCAAGCGCATCAGCGCCCATGAGGCCTTGGAGTACATCGGCCGGCTCTACGCCATCGAACGGGAGGCCAAGGAACAGCAACTCGACGCCGAAGGCACCCGAAAGCTACGGCAGGAACAGGCGCGGCCGATCCTGGCCGAGTTCAAGGCCTGGCTCGAAGACCGGCTGCGCCAGCTGGCGCCCAAGACCCCCACTGCCCAGGCCATCGGCTATGCCCTCAAGAACTGGCCGGCGCTGGAGCGCTATACCGAAGACGGTCGCCTGGAGATCGACAACAACCGCAGTGAGCGGGCGATCCGCCCCCTCACCATCGGCCGCAAGAACTGGCTGTTCCTCGGCTCGCCCAAGGGCGGCCAGGTCGCCGCCACGGTGTTCAGCCTCATCCAAACCTGCAAGGAACTCGACCTCAACCCAGAGGCCTACCTGAAAGACGTCCTGACCCGTTTACCCACCACCAAGCAGAGGGAGATCGACAGCCTGCTACCCCACAACTGGAAACCAGCCAACGTATAA
- a CDS encoding fascin domain-containing protein: MTALDGGGRTVEPVLLTTATTAGPWEKFTFAVTYPDTPHDKSIQTSRGYYLTALNGGGLTGGAFHTDATQALDWERFRLLDLSVGNFAPSFYAIYTINGFYVTAVGAGGKSADAFHTDATQIQDWEKFQIVKCGDVGSGFEYGILTADGTFLSAVLPGGQSSQGDITIVGRAEPESRFKLIRQNDGSHALQTSNGVTFVTALGGGGLVEKFIGCDPGFPGACISTTSTIFHTDATQVLAWEKFRIIDQGNCTYALQTSSGFNVGIYRDSAGHTLLTTRRDGVSTSNELFQLIVYGLASPEVLQ, encoded by the coding sequence GTGACCGCGCTTGATGGGGGAGGAAGAACAGTCGAACCTGTCCTCCTGACGACCGCGACGACAGCCGGGCCCTGGGAAAAGTTCACGTTCGCCGTGACTTACCCCGACACGCCTCATGACAAGAGCATTCAGACGTCCCGTGGCTATTATTTGACTGCACTGAACGGAGGGGGTCTAACGGGTGGCGCTTTTCATACTGACGCCACGCAAGCCCTAGACTGGGAGCGGTTTCGACTGCTCGACCTGAGTGTCGGCAACTTCGCGCCCAGTTTTTATGCGATTTATACGATAAACGGGTTTTATGTCACGGCAGTCGGAGCCGGCGGCAAATCCGCAGATGCTTTTCATACCGATGCGACACAGATTCAGGATTGGGAAAAATTTCAGATTGTCAAGTGCGGCGACGTGGGATCGGGATTCGAGTACGGCATTCTGACCGCGGACGGCACATTTCTGTCCGCCGTGTTGCCGGGAGGCCAGTCATCGCAAGGGGACATAACAATCGTCGGACGGGCAGAACCGGAGTCGAGATTTAAACTTATCCGACAAAATGACGGCTCCCATGCTCTGCAAACCTCTAATGGCGTGACCTTCGTTACAGCCTTAGGTGGCGGGGGACTCGTGGAAAAATTTATCGGCTGCGACCCGGGCTTTCCAGGCGCATGCATCAGTACCACATCGACCATCTTCCACACTGATGCGACACAAGTCTTGGCCTGGGAGAAATTCCGGATCATCGATCAGGGCAACTGCACCTATGCGCTTCAAACCTCGAGCGGGTTCAATGTGGGAATCTACCGAGACTCAGCTGGACACACCTTGCTCACCACCCGCCGTGACGGCGTATCGACATCGAACGAATTGTTCCAGCTAATAGTTTACGGCTTGGCTTCACCAGAGGTCCTGCAATGA
- a CDS encoding DUF4172 domain-containing protein has protein sequence MRSVTIRLACGEWRLYRRIFCGKWLVDAEIAIHNIRMTSGDYQYIWQTGDWPNWRYDLAALASPMAEVSRAQGNLLGRLADVGMALRDQARLAALTEDVVKTSEIEGEPLNAESVRSSIARRLGVDIGALAPVDRHVEGMVEMVLDATANCQAPVSRERLFGWHAALCPTGYSGLSRIKVGGWRDDATGPMQVVSGLVGRQRVHFEAPPADRVGNSFTASKPHPG, from the coding sequence TTGCGCAGCGTCACCATTCGCCTGGCATGCGGCGAATGGCGCCTCTATCGCCGCATATTTTGCGGTAAATGGCTGGTCGATGCGGAGATTGCGATCCATAATATCCGCATGACTAGCGGCGATTATCAATACATCTGGCAGACCGGCGATTGGCCGAACTGGCGTTACGATTTGGCGGCACTGGCCAGTCCTATGGCGGAGGTCAGTCGCGCCCAAGGAAACCTGTTGGGGCGCCTGGCCGACGTGGGTATGGCGCTGCGCGATCAGGCGCGCCTTGCTGCGCTCACCGAAGACGTGGTCAAGACTAGCGAGATCGAGGGTGAGCCGCTCAATGCCGAATCCGTTCGCTCAAGCATTGCCCGTAGGCTGGGCGTGGACATCGGCGCCCTGGCCCCCGTCGATCGGCACGTCGAAGGCATGGTCGAGATGGTGCTCGATGCCACTGCCAACTGCCAGGCACCGGTGTCGCGGGAGCGCCTGTTCGGCTGGCATGCCGCGCTGTGTCCAACCGGCTACTCCGGCCTTTCCAGGATCAAGGTCGGCGGCTGGCGCGACGATGCCACGGGGCCCATGCAAGTGGTGTCTGGCCTCGTCGGCCGGCAGAGGGTGCATTTCGAGGCACCACCCGCCGACCGAGTGGGGAATTCTTTCACAGCCTCGAAGCCACATCCGGGCTAA
- a CDS encoding siderophore-interacting protein gives MSAVTAPPLSRHPTRPRRLTVRQTERLSPHLLRVRFFSEELHDFPDAGPGAHLKLFVPSSGVATVLPTIGPSGPEWPEGPRPASRTYSLRRFDRSRRTLDIDFVLHGDDGPASRWAARARAGDSIGLAGTGGPRLSRADADFHLLAGDLTALPAIAAVLENLPASARGAVLIEVEDAGDELDLRHPPGVKLRWLRGSAPGRLPDAVRGIDWTSSARIFATVAGENDAVLAIRRHLRRDRGVPAESLYAVPYWRRGRREEDYHDERHRLMETDS, from the coding sequence ATGTCTGCTGTCACTGCTCCACCGCTTTCGCGGCACCCAACCCGTCCGCGCCGACTGACGGTGCGACAAACCGAACGCTTGAGTCCGCATCTGCTTCGCGTCCGTTTCTTCTCCGAGGAACTGCATGACTTCCCGGACGCCGGTCCCGGCGCGCACCTCAAGCTGTTCGTGCCATCGTCCGGCGTCGCGACGGTTTTGCCGACGATCGGGCCCAGCGGTCCGGAGTGGCCGGAAGGGCCTCGCCCGGCGTCGCGCACCTACAGCCTGCGCCGTTTCGACCGCTCGCGGCGAACCCTGGACATCGACTTCGTGTTGCACGGCGACGACGGACCCGCCTCGCGCTGGGCTGCGCGCGCCCGGGCCGGAGACAGCATCGGACTCGCCGGCACCGGCGGGCCGAGGCTTTCCCGCGCCGACGCCGATTTCCACCTGCTGGCGGGCGATCTGACGGCGCTGCCGGCGATCGCCGCGGTGCTGGAAAATCTGCCGGCATCGGCGCGCGGTGCAGTCCTGATCGAAGTGGAAGACGCCGGCGACGAACTCGATCTTCGGCATCCGCCCGGCGTGAAGCTGCGCTGGCTGCGCGGAAGCGCTCCCGGCCGGCTGCCGGACGCGGTGCGCGGAATCGATTGGACGTCGTCGGCCCGGATCTTCGCCACCGTCGCCGGCGAAAACGACGCGGTGCTCGCCATCCGCCGCCACCTGCGCCGGGACCGCGGTGTGCCGGCCGAGTCGCTGTACGCGGTGCCGTACTGGCGTCGCGGCCGAAGGGAAGAGGATTATCACGACGAACGCCATCGTCTGATGGAGACCGATTCATGA
- a CDS encoding type II toxin-antitoxin system CcdA family antitoxin — MRTLYDVNAPKKPTNLSINSDLLAKARALNINLSATLEQALRQQLAECEADKWADENRAAIDAYNSFVEQHGCFGDEFREF; from the coding sequence ATGCGCACGCTATATGATGTCAACGCCCCGAAAAAGCCGACAAACCTCAGCATAAACAGCGACCTGCTCGCCAAAGCCAGAGCTTTGAACATCAATCTTTCCGCCACTCTGGAGCAAGCACTCAGGCAACAATTGGCAGAGTGCGAAGCGGATAAATGGGCCGACGAAAACAGGGCTGCCATAGATGCCTACAACTCGTTCGTGGAACAACATGGGTGCTTCGGTGACGAGTTCCGAGAGTTCTGA